The Saccharothrix variisporea genome has a segment encoding these proteins:
- a CDS encoding dienelactone hydrolase family protein codes for MNSHLVEDPVAVRVGDLAGDLGVPPDPVGVVVFAHGSGSSRHSGRNRAVAAFLRDQGLATLLVDLLTADEERVDVRTGRLRFDIGLLAGRVADAVRWCGTCGETAGLPIGLFGASTGAAAALVAAAEVPVGAVVSRGGRPDLARAALSRVLVPTLLIVGSRDHQVLDLNRAAAARLGGRWAIEVVQGATHLFEEPGALDRVARLAAGWFRTHLAPYGTRTRIAE; via the coding sequence GTGAACTCCCACCTCGTGGAGGACCCGGTCGCGGTGCGGGTCGGCGACCTGGCGGGTGACCTCGGCGTGCCGCCGGACCCGGTGGGCGTCGTGGTGTTCGCGCACGGCTCGGGCAGTTCCCGGCACAGCGGGCGCAACCGGGCGGTGGCGGCGTTCCTGCGCGACCAGGGCCTGGCCACCCTGCTGGTGGACCTGCTCACCGCGGACGAGGAGCGTGTGGACGTGCGCACCGGGCGGCTGCGGTTCGACATCGGGCTGCTCGCCGGGCGGGTGGCCGACGCCGTGCGGTGGTGCGGGACCTGCGGCGAGACCGCCGGGCTGCCGATCGGGCTGTTCGGAGCGAGCACCGGGGCCGCCGCCGCGCTGGTGGCCGCCGCCGAGGTGCCGGTCGGGGCCGTGGTGTCCCGGGGCGGGCGGCCGGACCTGGCGCGCGCCGCGCTGAGCCGCGTGCTGGTGCCCACGCTGCTCATCGTGGGCAGCCGCGACCACCAGGTGCTCGACCTCAACCGGGCGGCGGCGGCGCGGCTGGGCGGCCGGTGGGCGATCGAGGTGGTCCAGGGGGCGACCCACCTGTTCGAGGAACCCGGTGCGCTCGACCGGGTGGCCCGGCTCGCGGCCGGGTGGTTCCGCACGCACCTCGCTCCTTACGGAACGCGAACACGCATTGCCGAGTAG
- a CDS encoding erythromycin esterase family protein, translating to MRNRRDRLFRDRRDAGRVLAGLLSHYRDRDDVVVLALPRGGVPVAYEVARALRAPLDVFVVRKLGLPRQPELAMGALASGGVVVLNDDIVRQARVDDDTLRRVTEHEQKELLRRERAYRGAADMIDVADKTVVLVDDGLATGASTRAAVRALRQLRPARLVVAVPTAPASTCRELAREVDDMVCASTPADFVAVGGSYMTFGQTTDDEVRSLLRGAEGTPVADTTVAVLRADAVPAPGGVLPDEVLFDLVGDAGLVLFGEASHGTHEFYAARAAMTRRLVQEKGFRAVAVEADWPDAYRVDRYVRGYGEDRDAEEALRGFERFPAWMWRNTEVLEFVAWLRAHNERADEPVGFYGLDLYSLHRSAAQVVAYLEGVDPQAAARARERYSCLEHGEDGRAYARAAAFGAGEDCERRVIAQLTELCSNYRARDDRPENDRSADERFHAERNAQLVRSAEEYYRTMFGGRVSSWNLRDRHMAETLEALRDHLDGGKIVVWAHNSHLGDARATEFASRGELNVGQLVREHHPDDCRLIGFTTYTGTVTAADNWGEEADRKRVRPALPGSVEEQLHEVGGDFALVFPQAPRSARVLRTSRLERAIGVIYRPHTERHSHYFRARPADQFDALIHVDRTTALEPLERTPRWNSGDLPETYPHAV from the coding sequence GTGCGGAACCGACGCGACCGGCTCTTCCGGGACCGCCGTGACGCGGGACGGGTGCTGGCCGGACTGCTGTCCCACTACCGCGACCGGGACGACGTGGTCGTGCTGGCGCTGCCACGCGGCGGGGTGCCGGTCGCCTACGAGGTGGCTCGGGCGTTGCGGGCGCCGCTGGACGTGTTCGTCGTGCGCAAGCTCGGTCTGCCGCGTCAGCCGGAGCTGGCGATGGGCGCGCTGGCGTCCGGGGGCGTGGTCGTGCTCAACGACGACATCGTCCGGCAGGCCCGCGTGGACGACGACACCCTGCGGCGCGTCACCGAGCACGAGCAGAAGGAGCTGCTGCGGCGCGAGCGCGCGTACCGGGGTGCCGCGGACATGATCGACGTGGCCGACAAGACCGTGGTGCTCGTGGACGACGGCTTGGCGACGGGCGCCAGCACGCGTGCCGCCGTGCGGGCGTTGCGCCAGTTGCGTCCCGCGCGGCTGGTCGTGGCCGTGCCGACCGCGCCCGCGTCGACGTGCCGGGAGTTGGCGCGCGAGGTCGACGACATGGTGTGCGCGTCCACGCCGGCCGACTTCGTCGCCGTGGGCGGGTCATATATGACCTTCGGGCAGACGACCGACGACGAGGTGCGGTCGTTGCTGCGCGGTGCTGAGGGGACCCCGGTCGCGGACACCACCGTGGCGGTCCTGCGGGCGGACGCCGTGCCCGCGCCCGGTGGGGTGCTGCCCGACGAGGTGCTGTTCGACCTGGTCGGGGACGCCGGGCTGGTGCTGTTCGGGGAGGCGTCGCACGGGACGCACGAGTTCTACGCCGCGCGGGCCGCGATGACCCGGCGGTTGGTGCAGGAGAAGGGGTTCCGCGCGGTGGCGGTGGAGGCGGACTGGCCGGACGCCTACCGCGTCGACCGGTACGTGCGGGGGTACGGGGAGGACCGCGACGCCGAGGAGGCGCTGCGCGGGTTCGAGCGGTTCCCGGCGTGGATGTGGCGCAACACCGAGGTGCTGGAGTTCGTGGCGTGGCTGCGGGCGCACAACGAGCGGGCCGACGAGCCGGTCGGGTTCTACGGCTTGGACCTCTACAGCCTGCACCGGTCGGCCGCGCAGGTCGTGGCGTACCTGGAGGGCGTGGACCCGCAGGCCGCCGCGCGGGCGCGGGAGCGGTACTCGTGCCTGGAGCACGGCGAGGACGGTCGTGCCTACGCGCGGGCGGCGGCGTTCGGCGCCGGCGAGGACTGCGAGCGGCGCGTGATCGCCCAGCTGACCGAACTCTGCTCGAACTATCGCGCCAGGGACGATCGTCCCGAAAACGATCGTTCCGCCGACGAACGTTTCCACGCCGAACGCAACGCCCAGCTGGTGCGGTCGGCGGAGGAGTACTACCGGACGATGTTCGGCGGCCGGGTGTCCTCGTGGAACCTGCGCGACCGGCACATGGCGGAGACGTTGGAGGCCCTGCGCGACCACCTGGACGGCGGCAAGATCGTGGTCTGGGCGCACAACTCGCACCTCGGTGACGCGCGGGCGACCGAGTTCGCGTCCCGCGGCGAGCTGAACGTGGGCCAGTTGGTCCGCGAACACCACCCCGACGACTGCCGCCTGATCGGCTTCACCACCTACACCGGCACCGTCACCGCCGCCGACAACTGGGGTGAGGAGGCGGACCGCAAACGCGTCCGCCCGGCGCTACCCGGGAGCGTGGAGGAGCAGTTGCACGAGGTCGGCGGCGACTTCGCCCTGGTCTTCCCGCAAGCCCCGCGCAGCGCACGAGTGCTCCGGACGTCCCGCCTGGAACGGGCCATCGGCGTCATCTACCGCCCCCACACGGAACGCCACAGCCACTACTTCCGCGCCCGCCCAGCCGACCAGTTCGACGCCCTGATCCACGTGGACCGGACGACCGCCCTGGAGCCCTTGGAGCGCACACCGCGATGGAACAGCGGCGACCTCCCCGAGACCTACCCCCACGCGGTCTGA
- a CDS encoding sensor histidine kinase: MLRGRMTVGLRFTVLYAVVFLVSGAALAALINLFGGDLTSVAPVGGPPPDPGWEQARSRQLLVGTLAALAVMAAVSVLVGKAIAGRVLRPLRTITAATRRITAENLHERLAVTGPADEVKQLADTVDDLLERLETSFSAQRAFVANASHELRTPLATMRASLDVATAKPHAHPQTVALADRLRAQLTNVDHLLDALLTLARAGTPTDLAPVSLSALADQALLARAEILGVRKISVDRNFQNGEIFGSPVLLAQLVDNVVDNAVRHNVDGGWMKVTAGDSLVVESGGPVLAQADVERLGRPFQRLTNRTGSDRGSGLGLSIVAAIATAHDGCLSITARPEGGLRVTVHFGAKR, encoded by the coding sequence ATGTTGCGCGGCCGGATGACGGTGGGACTGCGGTTCACCGTGCTTTACGCGGTGGTGTTCCTGGTGTCCGGGGCGGCGTTGGCGGCGCTGATCAACCTGTTCGGCGGGGACCTGACGAGCGTGGCCCCGGTGGGTGGGCCGCCGCCGGACCCGGGGTGGGAGCAGGCCCGCTCACGGCAGCTGCTGGTCGGCACGCTGGCGGCGCTGGCCGTCATGGCGGCGGTGTCGGTGCTGGTCGGCAAGGCGATCGCGGGCCGGGTGCTGCGGCCGTTGCGGACGATCACCGCCGCGACCCGGCGGATCACCGCCGAGAACCTGCACGAGCGCTTGGCGGTGACCGGGCCGGCGGACGAGGTCAAGCAGCTGGCCGACACCGTGGACGACCTCCTGGAACGCCTGGAGACGTCCTTCTCGGCGCAGCGCGCGTTCGTCGCCAACGCGTCACACGAACTCCGCACCCCGCTCGCGACCATGCGCGCGTCCCTGGACGTGGCGACGGCCAAGCCGCACGCGCACCCCCAGACCGTCGCGCTGGCCGACCGCCTCCGCGCTCAACTCACGAACGTGGACCACCTCTTGGACGCGCTCCTCACCTTGGCCAGAGCCGGCACCCCCACCGACCTCGCCCCGGTGAGCCTGTCCGCGCTCGCCGACCAGGCCCTCCTTGCCCGAGCTGAAATTCTTGGCGTCCGGAAAATTTCAGTGGACAGGAATTTTCAGAACGGGGAAATTTTCGGCAGCCCTGTCCTGCTCGCGCAACTGGTCGACAACGTGGTGGACAACGCGGTGCGCCACAACGTCGACGGCGGCTGGATGAAGGTCACCGCGGGCGACTCCCTGGTGGTGGAGAGCGGCGGGCCGGTGCTGGCGCAGGCGGACGTCGAGCGGCTGGGGCGGCCGTTCCAGCGGCTGACCAACCGTACCGGGTCGGACCGCGGGTCCGGTCTGGGCCTGTCGATCGTCGCCGCCATCGCCACCGCCCACGACGGTTGCCTCTCGATCACCGCACGACCCGAAGGCGGACTGCGGGTCACCGTCCACTTCGGAGCGAAGCGGTGA
- a CDS encoding response regulator transcription factor, translated as MRVLVVEDARALAEVVAEGLRDQGMAVDVAHDGLTAAAKLDVTDYEVVVLDRDLPGLHGDDLCQVITSADDRPMVLMLTASGTPEDRVRGLTLGADDYLAKPFHFPELVLRVRALSRRRPSSRARTLRVGGVELDPVRRTATRDGVPLALSVKEFAVLEALLRAWPGFLSAEGLLERVWDEHADPFTNTVTVTVGRLRRKLGSPPVITTTPGVGYRLTGPS; from the coding sequence GTGAGGGTGCTGGTGGTCGAGGACGCGCGGGCGCTCGCCGAGGTCGTCGCCGAGGGGCTGCGGGACCAGGGCATGGCGGTGGACGTGGCGCACGACGGCCTCACCGCCGCCGCCAAGCTCGACGTGACCGACTACGAGGTGGTCGTGCTGGACCGCGACCTGCCCGGCCTGCACGGCGACGACCTGTGCCAGGTGATCACCTCGGCGGACGACCGGCCGATGGTCCTCATGCTGACCGCGTCGGGCACGCCGGAGGACCGCGTCCGCGGCCTGACCCTGGGCGCGGACGACTACCTGGCCAAGCCGTTCCACTTCCCCGAACTGGTGCTGCGCGTGCGCGCCCTGTCCCGCCGCCGCCCGTCCTCCCGGGCCCGGACGCTGCGCGTGGGCGGCGTCGAACTGGACCCGGTGCGGCGAACGGCGACGCGTGACGGCGTGCCGTTGGCGTTGTCGGTGAAGGAGTTCGCGGTGCTGGAGGCGCTGCTGCGGGCGTGGCCGGGGTTCCTGAGCGCGGAGGGCCTGCTGGAGCGGGTGTGGGACGAGCACGCCGACCCGTTCACCAACACCGTGACCGTCACCGTGGGCCGCCTGCGCCGCAAACTCGGCTCGCCGCCGGTCATCACCACCACCCCCGGCGTCGGCTACCGGCTGACAGGACCGTCCTAG
- a CDS encoding DsbA family oxidoreductase has translation MRKPVRVEIWSDLVCPWCYIGTARFEQALAGFEHRADVEVVHRSFELDPHRERTEPVADMLVDMLVEKFGAGGVGLDGKVAAVAHGDGLAYVSDREVGNTVDAHRLLHLARERGVEREVLQAMYRAHFAEGRSLFTPEALTKVAVDAGLDEDDVRRVLESDAYLDAVRADEREAARLGANGVPFFVVDGRYGISGAQPVELFTKALETAWADRPVAVLQDVNACSVDGC, from the coding sequence GTGAGGAAGCCCGTGCGCGTCGAAATCTGGAGTGACCTGGTCTGCCCGTGGTGCTACATCGGCACCGCCCGCTTCGAGCAGGCCCTCGCGGGCTTCGAGCACCGTGCCGACGTCGAGGTGGTGCACCGCTCCTTCGAGCTCGACCCGCACCGCGAGCGCACCGAGCCGGTGGCCGACATGCTGGTCGACATGCTGGTCGAGAAGTTCGGGGCCGGCGGGGTCGGCCTGGACGGCAAGGTCGCGGCCGTCGCCCACGGGGACGGGCTGGCCTACGTCTCCGACCGCGAGGTCGGCAACACCGTCGACGCGCACCGGCTGCTGCACCTGGCCCGTGAGCGCGGCGTGGAGCGCGAGGTGTTGCAGGCGATGTACCGGGCCCACTTCGCCGAGGGCCGCTCGCTGTTCACGCCCGAAGCGCTGACCAAGGTCGCGGTGGACGCGGGGCTGGACGAGGACGACGTCCGGCGCGTGCTGGAGTCCGACGCCTACCTCGACGCCGTGCGCGCGGACGAGCGCGAGGCGGCGCGGCTGGGTGCCAACGGGGTGCCGTTCTTCGTGGTGGACGGCCGCTACGGCATCTCCGGCGCGCAGCCGGTGGAGCTGTTCACCAAGGCGCTGGAGACGGCGTGGGCCGACCGTCCGGTGGCCGTGCTCCAGGACGTGAACGCCTGCTCGGTCGACGGCTGCTAG
- a CDS encoding winged helix-turn-helix transcriptional regulator: MKYDVFAKDCPSRGTLDHLTGRWAVLVLAGLRQGPTRFNALRRRVDGVSEKMLAQTLQALERDGFVHREVLTAMPPCVTYSLTPLGESTADHVQTLIDHLEANMPAVMANRANASR, from the coding sequence GTGAAGTACGACGTCTTCGCGAAGGACTGCCCGTCCCGAGGGACCCTGGACCACCTGACCGGCCGCTGGGCCGTCCTGGTCCTGGCCGGCCTGCGCCAGGGCCCGACCAGGTTCAACGCCCTGCGCCGCCGGGTCGACGGGGTCAGCGAGAAGATGCTGGCCCAGACCTTGCAGGCCCTGGAACGCGACGGCTTCGTCCACCGCGAGGTCCTGACCGCGATGCCGCCCTGCGTGACCTACTCCCTCACCCCGCTGGGCGAGTCGACGGCCGATCACGTGCAGACGTTGATCGACCACCTGGAAGCCAACATGCCCGCGGTCATGGCCAACCGCGCCAACGCTTCTCGCTAG
- a CDS encoding zinc-binding alcohol dehydrogenase family protein, which yields MRAWRVLRPGPRLTASEEPVPEPGPGEVLVRVTACGVCRTDLHVASGDLPVHRPGVVPGHEVVGSVVAGALPEGTRVGVAWLRGTCGTCRYCVRGAENLCPASVYTGWDADGGYAEYTTVPASFAHPLPSGYADVELAPLLCAGIIGYRALRRTSLPAGGRLGIYGFGASAHLAAQVALAEGAVVHVMTRSPAARELALALGAASASGAADRPPEPLDAAVLFAPAGELVLPALEALDRGGVLAIAGIHLSDVPRLDYQRHLFYEKEVRSVTANTRADAREFLAFAGEHRLAVTTSEYPLERADRALADLAADRVNGAAVLVP from the coding sequence ATGCGCGCGTGGAGGGTGCTGCGGCCCGGACCGCGGTTGACGGCGTCGGAGGAGCCGGTGCCGGAGCCCGGTCCGGGGGAGGTGCTGGTCCGGGTGACGGCGTGCGGGGTGTGCCGGACGGACCTGCACGTGGCGTCGGGCGACCTGCCGGTGCACCGGCCCGGGGTGGTGCCGGGGCACGAGGTGGTGGGTTCGGTCGTCGCCGGTGCGCTGCCGGAGGGCACCCGGGTGGGCGTGGCGTGGCTGCGGGGGACGTGCGGGACGTGCCGGTACTGCGTGCGCGGCGCGGAGAACCTGTGCCCGGCCTCGGTGTACACGGGTTGGGACGCCGACGGCGGGTACGCGGAGTACACGACGGTGCCGGCGTCCTTCGCCCACCCGCTGCCGTCCGGGTACGCGGATGTGGAGTTGGCGCCGTTGCTGTGCGCCGGGATCATCGGGTACCGGGCTCTGCGGCGGACGTCCCTGCCCGCGGGTGGCCGGTTGGGGATCTACGGGTTCGGGGCAAGCGCCCACTTGGCCGCGCAGGTCGCGCTGGCGGAGGGGGCGGTGGTGCACGTCATGACCCGCAGTCCGGCGGCTCGTGAGTTGGCGTTGGCGTTGGGCGCGGCGTCAGCCTCGGGGGCGGCGGACCGGCCGCCGGAGCCGTTGGACGCGGCCGTGCTGTTCGCGCCGGCGGGGGAGTTGGTGCTCCCGGCGTTGGAGGCGTTGGACCGGGGTGGGGTGTTGGCGATCGCGGGCATCCACCTCAGCGACGTGCCACGGCTGGACTACCAGCGGCACTTGTTCTACGAGAAGGAGGTCCGGAGTGTCACGGCCAACACGCGGGCGGACGCGCGGGAGTTCCTGGCGTTCGCCGGGGAGCACCGGCTGGCTGTGACGACTTCGGAGTACCCGCTGGAGCGGGCGGACCGGGCACTGGCGGACCTCGCCGCCGACCGGGTCAACGGGGCGGCGGTGCTCGTCCCCTGA
- a CDS encoding potassium-transporting ATPase subunit C: protein MISVVKQVVAGLRVLLVLTVLTGVLYPLAVWGVSRLPGLRANAEAVDTTLVAVDRPGNQWFHTRPSLATLPASGGSNKGERNADYDVVVAQRRAEVAVREGVPESAVPEDAVTASASGLDPHISLAYAELQVRRVARVNGLREDVVRQLVSDHVEGGVVGEPGVNVTALNRALEAAR, encoded by the coding sequence GTGATTTCTGTGGTGAAGCAGGTGGTGGCGGGGCTGCGGGTGCTGCTCGTGCTGACCGTGTTGACCGGCGTGCTCTACCCGTTGGCGGTGTGGGGCGTGTCGCGGCTGCCGGGGTTGCGGGCGAACGCCGAGGCCGTGGACACGACGTTGGTGGCGGTGGACCGTCCCGGGAACCAGTGGTTCCACACCCGGCCTTCGCTGGCGACCCTGCCCGCCTCGGGAGGGTCGAACAAGGGGGAGCGCAACGCCGATTACGACGTGGTGGTGGCGCAGCGGCGGGCTGAGGTGGCGGTGCGGGAAGGGGTGCCGGAGAGCGCAGTGCCGGAAGATGCCGTGACGGCGTCGGCGTCCGGGCTCGATCCGCACATCAGCCTGGCTTACGCCGAGTTGCAGGTGCGGCGGGTGGCCCGGGTGAACGGGTTGCGGGAGGACGTGGTGCGGCAGTTGGTTTCCGATCACGTGGAGGGGGGAGTTGTCGGTGAGCCGGGGGTGAACGTGACGGCGTTGAACCGTGCGCTGGAGGCCGCGCGCTGA
- the kdpB gene encoding potassium-transporting ATPase subunit KdpB, whose amino-acid sequence MTLTEVRPPEVAVRPVPAAFPEALRKLHPRHQVRNPVMFVVWVGSVLVTVFAIGEPSVFTVAVAVWLWFTVLFANLAEAVAEGRGKAQAESLRRTKKDTVARLVDGRTVPGAELAVGDLVVVEAGETIPGDGDVVEGIATVDESAITGESAPVVRESGGDRSAVTGGTTVLSDRIVVRITTRPGESFVDRMIALVEGAKRQKTPNEIALTILLSTLTIIFLLAVVALQPFAVYSGGEQSVVVLTALLVCLIPTTIGALLSAIGIAGMDRLVRRNVLAGSGKAVEAAGDIDTLLLDKTGTITWGNRRATEFIPIGCEMDVLVDAVRLASLADGTPEGRSIVELCVTEYGRPAEATDHEKTGEVVPFTAQTRVSGIDLDGRRVRKGAASAFTVSAEVRRVVDSIGSEGGTPLVVAVDDVVLGVVRLSDVVKPGIKERFAELRAMGIRTVMVTGDNPLTAKAIAAEAGVDDYLAEATPEDKLALIRREQDGGRLVAMTGDGTNDAPALAQADVGVAMNTGTSAAKEAGNMVDLDSDPTKLIEIVEVGKQLLITRGALTTFSVANDLAKYFAILPAMFAAIYPQLDRLNVMHLGSPQSAILSAVVFNALIIVALIPLALRGVRYRPSGAAALLRRNLLVYGVGGVVTPFVGIWVIDLLVRHIPGIG is encoded by the coding sequence GTGACCCTCACGGAAGTGCGCCCGCCGGAAGTCGCGGTGCGCCCGGTGCCCGCCGCGTTCCCGGAGGCGCTGCGCAAGCTGCACCCGCGCCACCAGGTGCGCAACCCGGTGATGTTCGTCGTCTGGGTCGGCTCGGTGCTGGTCACGGTGTTCGCGATCGGCGAGCCGAGCGTGTTCACGGTCGCGGTGGCGGTGTGGCTGTGGTTCACCGTGCTGTTCGCGAACCTGGCCGAGGCGGTCGCCGAGGGGCGCGGCAAGGCGCAGGCGGAGTCGTTGCGGCGCACCAAGAAGGACACGGTGGCGCGGCTCGTGGACGGCCGGACCGTGCCCGGTGCGGAGTTGGCGGTCGGCGACCTCGTCGTGGTCGAGGCCGGGGAGACCATCCCCGGAGACGGTGACGTGGTCGAGGGCATCGCCACCGTGGACGAGTCGGCCATCACGGGCGAGTCCGCGCCGGTGGTCCGGGAGTCCGGCGGCGACCGATCGGCGGTGACCGGTGGCACGACCGTGCTGTCGGACCGGATCGTCGTGCGGATCACCACCCGGCCCGGCGAGTCCTTCGTGGACCGGATGATCGCGCTCGTGGAAGGTGCCAAGCGGCAGAAGACGCCCAACGAGATCGCGTTGACGATCCTGTTGTCCACCTTGACGATCATCTTCCTGCTGGCCGTGGTGGCGTTGCAGCCCTTCGCGGTGTACTCCGGCGGCGAGCAGTCGGTGGTCGTGCTGACCGCGCTGCTGGTGTGCCTGATCCCGACCACGATCGGCGCGTTGCTGTCGGCGATCGGCATCGCCGGCATGGACCGGCTGGTGCGGCGCAACGTCCTGGCCGGTTCCGGCAAGGCGGTCGAGGCGGCCGGGGACATCGACACGCTGCTGCTGGACAAGACCGGCACCATCACGTGGGGCAACCGGCGTGCCACCGAGTTCATCCCGATCGGCTGCGAGATGGACGTCCTGGTCGACGCCGTGCGGCTGGCCAGCCTGGCGGACGGCACACCCGAGGGGCGCAGCATCGTGGAGCTGTGCGTGACCGAGTACGGCCGGCCCGCCGAGGCCACGGACCACGAGAAGACCGGCGAGGTCGTGCCGTTCACCGCGCAGACCCGGGTCAGCGGCATCGACCTGGACGGGCGTCGGGTGCGCAAGGGCGCGGCCAGCGCGTTCACGGTGTCCGCAGAGGTCCGCCGGGTCGTGGACTCGATCGGTTCCGAAGGCGGGACCCCATTGGTGGTGGCCGTCGATGACGTCGTGCTGGGCGTGGTCCGGCTGTCGGACGTGGTGAAGCCCGGCATCAAGGAACGTTTCGCCGAGCTGCGCGCCATGGGCATCCGGACCGTGATGGTCACCGGCGACAACCCGTTGACCGCCAAGGCGATCGCGGCCGAGGCCGGCGTGGACGACTACCTGGCCGAAGCCACACCCGAGGACAAGCTGGCACTGATCCGGCGCGAGCAGGACGGCGGGCGGCTGGTCGCCATGACCGGCGACGGCACCAACGACGCTCCCGCGCTGGCCCAGGCGGACGTGGGCGTGGCCATGAACACCGGCACCTCCGCCGCGAAGGAGGCCGGGAACATGGTGGACCTGGACTCCGACCCGACCAAGCTGATCGAGATCGTGGAGGTCGGCAAGCAGTTGCTGATCACGCGAGGTGCGCTGACGACGTTCAGCGTGGCCAACGACCTGGCCAAGTACTTCGCGATCCTGCCGGCCATGTTCGCGGCCATCTACCCGCAGCTGGACCGGTTGAACGTCATGCACCTGGGCTCTCCGCAGTCGGCGATCCTGTCGGCGGTGGTGTTCAACGCGCTGATCATCGTGGCGCTGATCCCGTTGGCGTTGCGGGGCGTGCGGTACCGGCCGTCCGGGGCGGCGGCGTTGTTGCGGCGGAACCTGCTGGTGTACGGGGTGGGTGGCGTGGTGACGCCGTTCGTCGGGATCTGGGTGATCGACTTGCTGGTGCGGCACATCCCTGGGATCGGGTGA
- the kdpA gene encoding potassium-transporting ATPase subunit KdpA — MSSTTAGLLQVGLLIAALAAVHRPFGDYLARVYTSTRHLRVERAIYRLARVDPDSEQRWTTYAYGVLGFSFVGVVLLYVLQRVQSALPFDFGRGDVPPGMAFNTAVSFVTNTNWQSYVPETVLGHTVQVVGLTVQNFVSAAVGMAVAIALVRGFARQRTDRLGNFWVDLVRGVTRVLLPVAFVFALVLVALGVVMSFRSGVAVDGHTVATAPVASQEAIKELGTNGGGVLNANSAHPFENPSGWSNLVEVFLILVIPVSLTRTFGTLVGDRRQGYVLLSVMGVLWGAMLAVIWTAEAHGLRPLEGKEVRFGVPSSALFANSTTGTSTGAVNSLHDSYTGLGGGGTLLNMLFGEMTPGGVGTGLYSILVMAVIAMFLAGLMVGRTPEYLGKKLGRREVTAAAVSILAMPAVLLIGAGIAAILPSTQGALNNPGAHGLSEILYAYASASNNNGSAFGGLTVTSDWFQASLGVCMALGRFVPIVAVLCLAGSLAAQRKVPATAGTLPTTGPLFASLLTGAIVLVAALTFVPALALGPIAEALL; from the coding sequence ATGTCCTCGACCACCGCCGGCCTGCTCCAGGTCGGCCTGCTGATCGCCGCCCTGGCCGCGGTGCACCGGCCGTTCGGCGACTACCTGGCCCGCGTCTACACCTCCACCCGGCACCTGCGGGTGGAGCGGGCGATCTACCGGCTGGCCCGCGTGGACCCCGACTCCGAGCAGCGGTGGACCACCTACGCGTACGGCGTGCTGGGGTTCTCGTTCGTCGGGGTCGTGCTGCTGTACGTGCTCCAGCGGGTCCAGTCGGCGCTGCCGTTCGACTTCGGGCGGGGCGACGTCCCGCCGGGGATGGCGTTCAACACCGCCGTCAGCTTCGTGACCAACACGAACTGGCAGTCCTACGTGCCCGAGACCGTCCTGGGCCACACCGTGCAGGTGGTCGGGCTGACCGTGCAGAACTTCGTGTCCGCCGCGGTCGGGATGGCCGTGGCGATCGCGTTGGTCCGGGGGTTCGCGCGGCAGCGGACCGACCGGCTGGGCAACTTCTGGGTGGACCTGGTGCGCGGGGTCACGCGCGTCCTGCTGCCGGTCGCGTTCGTGTTCGCGCTGGTGCTGGTGGCGTTGGGCGTGGTGATGAGCTTCCGGTCCGGCGTCGCCGTGGACGGGCACACCGTCGCCACCGCCCCGGTCGCGAGCCAGGAGGCGATCAAGGAGCTGGGCACCAACGGAGGCGGGGTGCTCAACGCCAACTCCGCGCACCCGTTCGAGAACCCGTCCGGCTGGTCGAACCTGGTCGAGGTCTTCCTCATCCTGGTCATCCCGGTGTCGCTGACCCGCACGTTCGGCACGCTGGTCGGCGACCGGCGGCAGGGGTACGTGCTGCTGAGCGTCATGGGCGTGCTGTGGGGCGCGATGCTCGCGGTGATCTGGACGGCCGAGGCGCACGGGCTGCGGCCGTTGGAGGGCAAGGAGGTCCGGTTCGGTGTGCCGTCCTCGGCGTTGTTCGCGAACAGCACGACCGGCACGTCCACGGGCGCGGTGAACTCGCTGCACGACAGCTACACCGGGCTCGGTGGCGGCGGGACGCTGCTGAACATGCTGTTCGGCGAGATGACGCCGGGCGGTGTGGGCACCGGGCTCTACAGCATCCTGGTCATGGCCGTGATCGCGATGTTCCTCGCCGGGCTGATGGTCGGCCGCACGCCGGAGTACCTGGGCAAGAAGCTGGGTCGGCGTGAGGTGACCGCGGCGGCGGTGTCGATCCTGGCCATGCCGGCGGTGTTGCTGATCGGTGCGGGCATCGCGGCGATCCTCCCCAGCACACAAGGCGCATTGAACAACCCCGGTGCGCACGGGTTGTCGGAAATCCTTTATGCGTACGCGTCGGCGTCCAACAACAACGGCAGCGCGTTCGGCGGCCTAACGGTGACCAGCGACTGGTTCCAGGCGTCGCTGGGCGTGTGCATGGCGCTGGGCCGGTTCGTGCCGATCGTGGCCGTGCTGTGCCTGGCCGGATCGCTGGCCGCGCAGCGGAAGGTGCCGGCGACGGCGGGCACGCTGCCCACCACCGGCCCGTTGTTCGCCTCGCTGCTCACCGGCGCGATCGTGCTGGTCGCGGCGCTCACGTTCGTCCCCGCTCTCGCTCTCGGTCCCATCGCGGAGGCTCTGCTGTGA
- the kdpF gene encoding K(+)-transporting ATPase subunit F, whose protein sequence is MSGALANTVGGVLALLLIGYLVVALVRPERF, encoded by the coding sequence GTGAGCGGCGCACTGGCCAACACCGTCGGTGGCGTGCTGGCGCTGCTGCTGATCGGGTACCTGGTCGTGGCGCTGGTCCGGCCGGAGAGGTTCTGA